From the genome of Rosettibacter firmus, one region includes:
- a CDS encoding glycosyltransferase, protein MGKNSKKVLIITYYWPPSGGIAVHRCLKFAKYLRYFGWEPVICTAENPEYPVLDESNFKDIPDGITVLKTKIWEPYNLFKIITGKKKEERIHNVFLEEEKHTFAHKLGIWIRGNIFIPDARKFWIRPTANFLIKYLKENPVDVLFTNGPPHTNHMIAYKIKKKLKIPWHADFQDPWTQVDYFPQLMLNPISKKIHKMMEQRVFKFADKITICSESWKKDLESIGAKDVGVIVWGFDEDDFKSINEPLSEKFTISHYGSLGPDRNAKTLWKVLSDISKENKEFSEMLEIELAGFIGYPVIEEIKSNDLSKNLRLLPHLSRNDTLKRMHRSQVLLLILNNMPNVNGRLPGKLFEYIASRRPILLIGPENSDASKIIKSINAGYSCNFDDYEKLRICVLELYNKFKNKVLFSNTNDITMYSNRNLTQKLAQYLNEITKN, encoded by the coding sequence ATGGGAAAAAATAGTAAAAAAGTATTAATTATCACATACTACTGGCCACCCTCAGGTGGAATAGCCGTACACAGATGTTTAAAATTTGCTAAATATCTCAGGTATTTTGGATGGGAACCAGTGATATGCACTGCAGAAAATCCAGAATATCCTGTCTTAGATGAATCTAATTTTAAAGACATTCCTGATGGAATAACAGTTCTTAAAACAAAAATATGGGAACCATATAATCTCTTTAAAATTATCACTGGCAAAAAAAAGGAAGAGCGAATTCACAATGTTTTTTTAGAAGAAGAAAAACATACTTTTGCACATAAATTAGGAATATGGATAAGAGGGAACATTTTTATACCGGATGCAAGAAAATTCTGGATCAGACCAACTGCAAATTTTCTAATTAAGTATCTTAAAGAAAATCCTGTGGATGTATTATTTACCAATGGACCACCCCATACTAATCACATGATAGCATATAAAATAAAAAAGAAATTAAAAATTCCATGGCATGCAGATTTTCAAGACCCTTGGACACAAGTAGATTACTTCCCACAACTTATGTTAAATCCTATTTCAAAGAAAATCCATAAGATGATGGAACAAAGAGTATTTAAATTTGCGGATAAAATTACTATTTGCAGCGAATCATGGAAAAAGGATCTTGAATCCATAGGAGCTAAAGATGTAGGTGTGATTGTATGGGGATTTGATGAAGACGATTTTAAGAGTATAAATGAGCCATTATCAGAAAAATTTACAATAAGTCACTACGGGAGTTTAGGTCCTGATAGAAATGCGAAAACTCTATGGAAAGTATTATCAGATATATCAAAAGAGAATAAAGAATTTTCCGAAATGCTAGAAATCGAACTGGCAGGATTTATTGGTTACCCTGTTATTGAGGAAATAAAAAGTAATGATTTAAGTAAAAATTTACGTTTACTCCCACATTTATCGAGAAATGATACACTCAAAAGAATGCATCGTTCACAGGTTTTGTTACTAATATTAAATAATATGCCCAATGTAAATGGAAGATTACCTGGAAAACTTTTTGAATATATAGCATCAAGGAGACCAATTTTGTTGATTGGTCCAGAAAATAGTGACGCTTCTAAGATTATTAAAAGTATAAATGCTGGATATTCATGTAATTTTGATGATTATGAAAAATTACGCATTTGTGTCTTGGAACTATATAACAAATTTAAGAACAAAGTTTTATTCTCAAATACTAACGATATTACAATGTATTCAAATAGAAATCTAACACAAAAATTAGCACAATATTTAAACGAGATCACTAAAAATTAG
- a CDS encoding oligosaccharide flippase family protein — protein sequence MLERIKNTIKDTFIYSLSNIAPKIIGVILLPIYTAYLNKAEFGTWDLLDVTTNILAEIFLFGQAASLIFLNNSSEFKEKKKITLFTLFIFLFVAGTFLIIISELFISLDIITDKIINTIYIRLIALIVLFRTLNNLFLSKYRAEEKAIFFSSISIIKLLIIAALTIYFIVNIKKGIEGIFLAAVIGEAIISIFLFLSLIRQMNFKFDFKILKISLKFGFPLIFASLGIMLLNLSDRYIITYFLGYEANAIYGLGYRVAGVLNMFLVMPFSMSLMPIAFKYYGQQDDKRFFSKIMTYSTFVFIWGSIFISLFSKEIIKIFALKPEFYNAFYVVPIILFSYVFSGMRLTASLGMMLTKNTKHIASITLGAAILNIVLNLIFVPYFGILAAAINTLIAFVIFYYITQKVSNRYFPIPFENKKLILMICTGIILSSFGYFLKDNFIYQILKIIIACFFPATLYLLGFFELNEINFLNYFAKKLIVFKNGKK from the coding sequence ATGTTAGAACGAATTAAGAATACAATTAAAGACACTTTTATTTATAGCTTAAGCAATATTGCACCTAAAATTATTGGTGTTATACTTCTTCCAATCTACACAGCATATTTAAACAAAGCTGAATTTGGAACATGGGATTTACTTGATGTAACAACAAATATATTAGCAGAAATATTTTTATTCGGTCAGGCAGCATCTCTAATTTTTCTTAACAATTCTTCTGAATTTAAAGAAAAGAAAAAAATCACACTCTTTACTTTGTTTATATTTTTATTTGTAGCAGGCACATTTTTAATAATCATATCTGAGTTATTTATTTCATTAGACATTATTACCGATAAGATAATTAATACAATTTATATAAGATTAATAGCATTAATAGTTCTTTTCAGAACTTTGAACAATTTATTCCTGTCAAAATATCGAGCCGAAGAAAAAGCAATTTTCTTTTCATCAATAAGCATAATTAAGCTTTTAATAATTGCTGCACTCACAATTTATTTCATTGTAAATATTAAAAAAGGAATTGAAGGGATATTTCTTGCTGCTGTAATAGGCGAAGCAATAATATCAATTTTTCTGTTTTTATCTTTGATCAGACAAATGAATTTTAAATTTGATTTTAAGATTTTGAAAATATCATTAAAGTTTGGATTCCCTTTAATCTTTGCATCACTTGGAATAATGTTGCTCAATTTAAGTGATCGTTATATTATTACTTATTTTTTAGGATACGAAGCAAATGCAATTTATGGACTTGGTTACAGAGTTGCTGGTGTATTAAATATGTTTTTAGTAATGCCTTTTAGTATGAGTTTGATGCCCATTGCATTTAAATATTATGGTCAACAGGATGATAAAAGATTTTTCAGTAAAATTATGACTTATTCTACCTTTGTATTTATCTGGGGATCTATTTTTATTTCTCTATTCAGTAAAGAAATAATAAAGATATTTGCACTAAAACCAGAATTTTATAATGCATTTTATGTTGTACCAATAATATTATTTTCGTATGTATTTAGTGGAATGAGACTAACAGCATCACTTGGAATGATGTTAACAAAAAACACAAAACATATTGCATCAATCACTCTTGGTGCAGCAATATTAAACATAGTACTGAATTTAATTTTTGTTCCATATTTTGGAATACTTGCAGCAGCAATAAACACACTTATAGCCTTTGTTATATTTTATTACATAACACAAAAAGTTTCTAACAGATATTTCCCTATACCATTTGAGAATAAAAAATTAATTCTAATGATATGCACTGGAATTATATTGTCATCATTTGGGTATTTTCTGAAAGATAATTTTATTTATCAAATATTAAAGATAATTATTGCCTGTTTTTTCCCTGCAACTCTATACTTATTAGGTTTTTTTGAATTAAACGAAATCAATTTTTTAAATTATTTTGCTAAAAAATTAATTGTTTTTAAAAATGGGAAAAAATAG